The Neobacillus sp. OS1-2 genome includes a window with the following:
- a CDS encoding aldehyde dehydrogenase family protein, which translates to MEQKMYINSEWVKSVSGEFFPTYNPANHEVIARVPRGNKEDVHQAVTAAKNAFESNEWQSVKPGIRGNALSEVARKVRERSEELALIETLDTGKPLSQARSDVESSARYFEYYAGVADKMFGETIPVAPNVIDYTVREPMGVCAQVIPWNYPLQITSRGVAAAIAVGNTVVVKPAEDTPLSALKLAEIFSEIEVLKGALHVVTGYGTEAGAALVNHPDVNHITFTGSVNTGTSVMISAAKNIVPVTLELGGKSPHIVFPDCDMEEAVTWVTRSIIQNAGQTCSAGSRLLIHSKIKDEWMEKLIERMKRIKLGPGVNDSELGPIISKRQFDRILAMVERAKEQGARVIMGGRRAKLEGLEDGYYFEPTIIENASPMSEIAQEEVFGPVLTVFEFETEMEAITLANGTSYGLVTGIWTNDLSRAHRIASKVKSGQVFINDFGAAGGVELPFGGYKKSGIGREKGVEALRNYTQLKNIAIKIKSAE; encoded by the coding sequence ATGGAGCAAAAAATGTATATCAATAGTGAATGGGTAAAGTCCGTTTCTGGAGAGTTTTTTCCAACATACAATCCTGCCAATCATGAGGTAATTGCCAGAGTTCCCAGGGGAAATAAGGAAGATGTACATCAAGCAGTAACAGCGGCGAAAAATGCCTTTGAATCCAATGAATGGCAATCAGTAAAACCTGGTATAAGAGGAAATGCACTTTCTGAGGTTGCCCGAAAAGTACGTGAAAGATCTGAGGAGCTTGCCTTAATTGAGACCTTGGACACCGGCAAGCCGCTATCACAGGCTAGAAGCGATGTTGAAAGTAGTGCGCGCTATTTTGAGTACTATGCAGGTGTTGCCGATAAGATGTTTGGAGAAACAATCCCGGTAGCGCCAAATGTGATTGACTACACGGTTCGTGAACCAATGGGTGTTTGTGCGCAAGTGATTCCTTGGAATTATCCACTTCAGATCACTTCAAGGGGAGTGGCAGCCGCCATAGCGGTTGGAAATACAGTGGTGGTGAAACCGGCTGAAGATACTCCTCTATCGGCCTTAAAGTTAGCAGAAATATTTTCCGAGATTGAAGTCCTGAAAGGTGCTCTACACGTTGTAACAGGCTATGGTACAGAAGCAGGAGCAGCATTGGTCAATCACCCTGATGTCAATCACATCACATTTACTGGTTCAGTTAATACCGGCACAAGTGTAATGATCTCTGCGGCGAAAAATATTGTTCCTGTCACACTCGAACTGGGAGGGAAATCACCTCATATTGTTTTTCCAGATTGTGATATGGAAGAAGCGGTTACATGGGTTACACGATCAATTATTCAGAATGCGGGTCAAACATGTTCTGCCGGTTCAAGGTTGCTCATTCATTCTAAAATTAAAGATGAATGGATGGAGAAATTAATCGAGAGAATGAAAAGAATTAAACTAGGCCCTGGGGTTAATGACAGCGAGCTAGGCCCCATTATTTCAAAAAGGCAGTTTGATCGAATACTAGCCATGGTTGAAAGAGCAAAAGAGCAAGGTGCACGTGTCATCATGGGTGGAAGGCGGGCAAAGCTGGAAGGGTTGGAAGATGGATATTATTTTGAACCGACCATAATTGAAAACGCTTCCCCAATGAGTGAAATAGCTCAGGAGGAAGTCTTTGGCCCCGTTTTGACTGTATTTGAATTTGAAACAGAAATGGAAGCTATTACATTAGCAAATGGAACTTCATATGGTCTCGTAACAGGGATTTGGACAAATGATCTATCACGGGCACACAGAATTGCAAGTAAAGTGAAAAGCGGGCAGGTCTTTATCAATGACTTTGGTGCAGCCGGTGGGGTCGAACTTCCATTTGGCGGTTATAAAAAAAGTGGAATTGGCCGTGAAAAAGGTGTGGAAGCACTAAGGAATTATACGCAATTAAAAAACATCGCGATAAAAATAAAAAGCGCAGAATAA
- a CDS encoding tartrate dehydrogenase, whose amino-acid sequence MQHFSIALIPGDGIGPEVMNEAIKVVKKVEEIHGGLTFSFESFDWGCDYYLQNGRMMPENGLDLLKDFDVILFGAVGAKSVPDHISVWELILPIRRKFQQYVNLRPIKLLQGIESPLRYKDHKDLDFVVIRENTEGEYTNMGGRVHEGTPYELAVQNNIFTRFGSERILNYAFSMAEKRAKKNLTVATKSNAINFTMPFWDEMVNEIGNSYPDVKTQLYHIDALATYFISKPETLDVIVGSNLFGDILTDLGAAIVGGLGLAPSGNINPERIYPSMFEPIHGSAPDIAGKGIANPIASIWSLSLMMDHLKLPDVAKLILDAIEGVLVEGKIRTPDLRGTATTTEMGDAIIAKMVQVSLRPKI is encoded by the coding sequence TTGCAACACTTTTCAATTGCGTTAATTCCGGGAGATGGAATTGGCCCGGAAGTGATGAATGAGGCTATAAAGGTAGTAAAAAAAGTAGAAGAGATACACGGCGGTTTGACTTTTTCTTTTGAATCTTTTGATTGGGGCTGTGATTATTATCTTCAAAATGGAAGAATGATGCCTGAAAATGGATTAGATCTATTAAAAGATTTCGACGTTATTCTATTTGGAGCTGTTGGTGCCAAATCTGTACCAGATCACATTTCAGTGTGGGAGCTCATTTTGCCTATTCGCCGGAAATTTCAACAGTATGTGAATTTGCGGCCCATTAAACTGCTTCAAGGTATTGAAAGCCCATTAAGGTATAAAGACCATAAAGACCTTGATTTTGTTGTCATTAGGGAGAATACCGAAGGGGAGTATACCAATATGGGCGGACGGGTTCATGAAGGAACGCCCTATGAATTAGCTGTGCAAAATAACATTTTTACTAGGTTCGGTTCTGAAAGAATATTAAACTATGCTTTTTCCATGGCTGAAAAAAGGGCAAAGAAAAATCTTACAGTGGCAACAAAATCGAATGCAATTAACTTTACCATGCCTTTTTGGGATGAAATGGTGAATGAAATAGGGAATAGTTATCCAGATGTAAAAACACAGCTCTACCATATTGATGCCCTTGCTACCTATTTTATTTCTAAACCGGAGACACTCGATGTCATTGTGGGCAGTAATTTATTTGGTGATATTCTAACAGATTTAGGGGCAGCGATAGTAGGGGGATTAGGGTTGGCTCCATCTGGGAACATCAATCCCGAGCGGATCTATCCCTCCATGTTTGAACCGATCCATGGTTCTGCTCCCGACATAGCGGGAAAAGGAATCGCCAATCCCATCGCTTCAATTTGGAGCCTTAGTCTCATGATGGACCATCTTAAACTCCCTGATGTTGCGAAATTAATCCTAGATGCCATTGAAGGGGTATTAGTAGAAGGGAAGATAAGAACACCTGACCTAAGGGGGACGGCGACAACCACTGAAATGGGGGACGCCATTATCGCGAAAATGGTTCAAGTAAGCCTTAGACCTAAAATCTAA
- a CDS encoding NADH:flavin oxidoreductase → MDQRYAGHTLFQTAPFGNEMLASRLVMAPMTRIFSPGGIPGENVAHYYRKRAENEIGLIITEGTAINHPAAVMHADIPRFYGEDALHGWANVVNEVHQAGGKIIPQLWHVGAARKAGSEPNIDAPPVSPSGFSLRGQRNEKIKALTSEEVAEMIDAYAEAAANAKRIGFDGIELHGAHGYLIDQFFWEVTNKRNDEYGGDLGERTKFAADIVRACRKEVGPHFPIVFRYSQWKGTDYQAKLAKNSKELEQLLTPLVEAGVDIFHCSTRRIWEPEFKDEDPSLTLAGWTKRITKKPTIAVGSIGINRAFLSNQDHDHVTIEDNLKIVDEKIKAGEFDYVAVGRALLADPEWAVKLKNGKLDQVLHYTKESEKQLL, encoded by the coding sequence TTGGATCAAAGGTACGCAGGACATACATTGTTTCAAACTGCACCATTTGGAAATGAAATGTTAGCAAGTCGGTTAGTGATGGCCCCCATGACAAGAATCTTTTCGCCCGGGGGAATCCCAGGGGAAAATGTTGCCCACTATTACCGCAAACGTGCAGAAAATGAAATTGGGCTCATCATAACGGAAGGGACAGCGATCAACCATCCGGCTGCTGTCATGCACGCCGATATTCCCCGTTTTTATGGGGAGGATGCCTTACATGGCTGGGCAAATGTAGTGAATGAAGTCCATCAAGCAGGGGGCAAAATCATTCCGCAATTATGGCATGTAGGTGCCGCTCGAAAAGCAGGCAGTGAACCCAATATTGATGCACCCCCTGTGAGTCCTTCTGGATTTTCGTTAAGAGGCCAGAGAAATGAGAAAATAAAGGCGTTAACGAGTGAAGAAGTTGCTGAAATGATTGATGCATACGCTGAAGCAGCAGCAAATGCGAAGCGCATCGGCTTTGACGGAATTGAATTGCATGGCGCGCATGGATACTTAATTGATCAATTCTTTTGGGAAGTAACGAATAAGCGAAATGATGAGTATGGTGGGGATCTAGGCGAACGAACAAAATTTGCTGCAGATATTGTACGTGCTTGCCGAAAAGAAGTTGGGCCCCATTTTCCTATTGTCTTTCGTTATTCACAATGGAAAGGAACCGATTATCAAGCTAAATTAGCGAAGAACTCTAAAGAGCTTGAACAATTGCTCACTCCTTTAGTTGAAGCTGGTGTAGATATTTTCCACTGCTCTACCAGACGAATATGGGAACCTGAATTTAAAGATGAAGATCCATCATTAACCTTAGCCGGCTGGACGAAACGAATTACTAAAAAGCCAACGATTGCGGTCGGTTCTATCGGAATAAACCGCGCCTTTCTGAGCAATCAGGATCATGATCATGTCACAATTGAAGACAATCTCAAAATTGTCGATGAAAAAATCAAAGCAGGCGAATTTGACTACGTAGCAGTCGGTCGCGCACTGCTAGCTGATCCTGAATGGGCAGTAAAACTCAAAAATGGGAAACTTGATCAAGTTTTGCATTATACGAAGGAATCCGAGAAACAGCTACTTTAA
- a CDS encoding M20 family metallopeptidase → MAVFNDVDDQEVVNLTQALVRIPSVYRPHDPMANESRAAQYVYEYLKELGLEVYIEEVVKGRPNVIGILDSGRPGKTILFEGHTDVVTEGDWDAWSYDPFGAAIEGGRMFGRGTNDTKGNLSAAIAAVHAIKRSNVKWNGKIILCVPCDEEGMMIGIKHFIKRGWAQGVDGAIICEPEENQICITQKGAMRTIIRTYGKMAHGAMPLSGINPNTRMAQIICELMALEEKEKQRVGQHPYLGLPSITPTIILGPEKGEPQINVIPDQCYSALDIRTVPGQNHDQLRVDMEDILERLGSKDPDFKASLEVIESRPWTETSLDDAIVRASVESFRSVAGKEPIYNGVPGATDGTFLHLAGIPIVTTGAGDRHIPHQINEYIDLAELVEASRIYAQTAMLFLNE, encoded by the coding sequence TTGGCTGTATTTAATGATGTGGATGATCAGGAAGTTGTAAATTTGACGCAAGCTCTTGTTCGGATTCCAAGTGTCTACCGCCCGCACGACCCTATGGCAAATGAAAGCAGAGCGGCGCAGTATGTATATGAGTATCTAAAGGAATTAGGACTTGAGGTATATATCGAAGAGGTCGTCAAGGGGCGGCCGAATGTCATAGGTATTCTTGATTCAGGCAGACCCGGAAAAACGATTCTCTTTGAGGGGCATACCGATGTTGTGACAGAGGGTGACTGGGATGCTTGGAGCTATGATCCATTCGGAGCTGCCATTGAGGGCGGGAGAATGTTTGGCAGAGGAACAAACGATACAAAAGGAAATCTATCTGCTGCGATTGCTGCGGTCCATGCAATTAAACGAAGTAACGTGAAATGGAATGGAAAAATTATTTTGTGTGTTCCCTGCGATGAGGAAGGCATGATGATCGGCATAAAACATTTCATTAAGCGTGGCTGGGCACAAGGTGTAGACGGTGCCATCATCTGCGAACCGGAGGAAAATCAGATTTGTATCACGCAAAAAGGGGCGATGAGAACCATCATCCGCACTTACGGGAAAATGGCTCATGGAGCCATGCCGCTTTCTGGAATCAATCCAAATACGAGAATGGCGCAGATTATTTGTGAACTAATGGCACTTGAGGAGAAAGAAAAACAGCGAGTCGGGCAACACCCATATTTAGGGTTACCAAGCATTACGCCAACGATCATTTTAGGACCTGAAAAAGGGGAGCCACAGATTAATGTCATTCCGGACCAATGTTATAGTGCCCTTGATATTCGTACCGTTCCTGGGCAGAACCACGACCAGTTACGGGTTGATATGGAGGATATTTTAGAGCGATTGGGTTCCAAGGATCCAGATTTTAAGGCTTCCTTGGAAGTGATTGAAAGCCGGCCATGGACAGAAACGAGTTTGGATGATGCGATTGTCAGAGCGAGTGTGGAATCCTTCCGTTCAGTTGCCGGAAAGGAACCCATCTATAATGGCGTACCTGGTGCAACCGACGGCACATTCCTTCACCTTGCCGGGATTCCGATTGTCACAACAGGAGCAGGTGACCGTCATATTCCACATCAAATCAATGAATATATTGATCTAGCAGAATTAGTCGAAGCATCAAGGATTTATGCGCAGACTGCGATGCTATTTTTGAATGAGTAA
- a CDS encoding energy-coupling factor transporter ATPase, with translation MSKRSIIEIENLSHTYMKGTPMEHVALHGTNLYVEEGECIAIIGHTGSGKSTLIQHFNGLMRPESGKVVIDGEDLSKKKVDLKTLRQKVGLVFQNPEDQIFEKIIGDDIAYGPFKLGLPLKEVRERVKWAMSVVGLDFEEMKDRQTFALSGGQKRKVALAGILALKPKILVLDEPTAGLDPRSRKELLDKIKRLNKEEKLTVVFVSHNMEEVAMLADRVYVMADGTDVLTGTPKEIFTDKEKLQRYQIGTPETVKVLYRLSDLGYKVKTDAFSISEAADEVLNVLTGRKGGAKYVKRI, from the coding sequence ATGTCGAAGCGATCCATTATCGAAATAGAAAACCTATCACATACGTATATGAAAGGAACCCCGATGGAGCATGTCGCCTTACACGGAACCAATCTGTATGTAGAAGAAGGGGAATGCATTGCCATTATTGGCCATACGGGGTCAGGAAAGTCTACCTTAATCCAGCACTTCAATGGGCTAATGCGTCCGGAATCCGGAAAGGTAGTCATTGATGGGGAAGACCTATCAAAGAAAAAGGTAGATTTAAAGACGCTGAGGCAGAAGGTGGGCCTTGTCTTTCAAAACCCGGAGGATCAAATTTTCGAAAAAATTATTGGTGATGATATTGCCTACGGGCCTTTCAAATTAGGCCTTCCACTAAAGGAGGTGAGGGAGCGCGTTAAATGGGCGATGTCGGTTGTGGGTTTGGATTTTGAGGAAATGAAGGACAGACAGACTTTTGCCTTAAGCGGCGGCCAGAAACGAAAAGTAGCTTTAGCGGGGATCCTTGCATTAAAACCCAAGATTTTAGTACTTGATGAACCGACAGCGGGTTTGGATCCAAGGTCAAGGAAGGAATTACTTGATAAAATCAAACGGTTAAACAAGGAAGAAAAGTTAACGGTCGTTTTTGTGTCGCACAATATGGAGGAGGTGGCCATGCTAGCTGATCGTGTATATGTAATGGCAGATGGGACTGACGTATTAACAGGAACCCCGAAAGAAATTTTTACGGATAAAGAAAAACTGCAGCGTTATCAAATTGGCACCCCTGAAACGGTGAAAGTTCTGTACCGATTAAGCGACCTTGGATACAAAGTAAAAACGGACGCCTTTTCCATCTCTGAAGCAGCTGATGAAGTGTTGAATGTTCTTACAGGCAGGAAGGGAGGGGCGAAATATGTCAAGCGAATTTGA
- a CDS encoding CBO0543 family protein, with product MKTTHPSYDEIRNIEYKLGQMKHEYWIHHDLFSFQWWVLLFVLIFPWIFWLRYVDKKRITEIVLFGSLLMLLVELLDDIGINLHLWSYPYQLFQLIPRLTPIDNGIIIVAHMFVFQFFEKWKSFLIANLVMATIFTFIFEPITVWLNIYKLEHWKYVYSLPIYIIKAGFIKWVVERLINIKNETIRRN from the coding sequence TTGAAAACGACCCATCCAAGTTATGATGAAATACGAAACATAGAATATAAACTAGGGCAAATGAAGCATGAATATTGGATTCATCATGATTTATTCTCTTTTCAATGGTGGGTGCTTTTGTTCGTTTTAATTTTTCCGTGGATTTTTTGGTTGAGATATGTAGATAAAAAAAGAATAACGGAAATTGTTCTTTTTGGCAGTCTATTAATGCTCTTAGTTGAACTTTTAGACGATATTGGTATAAATCTGCATTTGTGGTCCTATCCATATCAATTATTTCAGCTCATACCAAGATTAACACCGATTGACAATGGAATAATCATCGTTGCTCATATGTTTGTTTTTCAGTTTTTTGAAAAATGGAAGTCTTTTTTAATTGCCAATTTAGTAATGGCAACAATTTTTACTTTTATATTTGAACCAATTACAGTCTGGTTAAATATTTACAAGTTAGAACATTGGAAATACGTATATTCTTTACCTATTTATATTATAAAAGCTGGATTTATAAAATGGGTTGTTGAAAGACTCATAAATATAAAAAATGAAACAATCAGGAGAAATTAA
- a CDS encoding P1 family peptidase has protein sequence MNDQITDVPGVKVGNKEDHQALTGCTAILFESGAVAGVDVRGSAPGTRETDLLNPINLVEKVHGICLSGGSAFGLDAASGVMQFLEEEDIGLDVGVAKVPIVPAAVLFDLPFGDPKVRPDKQMGYDAAKAATAEKFITGNYGAGCGATAGKLAGLGFCMKGGLGSASLRLENGVVIGAIVAVNPAGDVREPSTGKILAGPYQNGMILDSIKLLEQNYQSTIPAGSNTTIGVVAVNAELTKAEATKVAQMAQDGYARTIFPAHTMFDGDTIFAVATGGERIPVDVIGGLAAMVMERAIVNAVKSADSIGGITAYKDLPKNQ, from the coding sequence ATGAATGATCAAATCACGGATGTTCCAGGTGTAAAAGTTGGAAATAAAGAAGATCACCAGGCCCTTACTGGGTGTACAGCCATCCTTTTTGAAAGTGGTGCAGTTGCGGGGGTGGACGTCAGAGGATCCGCTCCCGGAACCCGGGAAACCGATCTTTTGAATCCTATAAATCTCGTTGAAAAAGTCCATGGTATTTGTTTAAGTGGCGGCAGTGCGTTTGGGTTGGATGCCGCCTCCGGTGTGATGCAATTTTTAGAGGAAGAAGATATTGGCCTGGATGTGGGTGTGGCCAAGGTACCCATTGTCCCGGCGGCCGTTCTATTCGATCTCCCTTTTGGTGACCCAAAGGTCCGGCCTGACAAACAGATGGGATATGATGCCGCAAAAGCGGCGACGGCAGAGAAATTTATTACTGGCAATTATGGGGCAGGCTGTGGAGCAACTGCTGGTAAATTAGCCGGTCTCGGCTTTTGTATGAAGGGCGGTCTCGGAAGTGCATCACTCCGTTTAGAAAATGGTGTTGTGATTGGTGCCATTGTTGCCGTTAATCCAGCTGGGGATGTCCGCGAACCATCCACAGGTAAAATTTTAGCTGGGCCGTATCAGAATGGAATGATTCTTGATAGTATCAAACTTCTCGAACAAAACTATCAATCCACCATTCCTGCCGGTTCAAATACCACCATTGGAGTAGTAGCGGTGAATGCCGAGTTAACGAAGGCGGAGGCAACGAAGGTGGCGCAAATGGCCCAAGACGGATATGCGAGAACGATTTTTCCAGCGCACACCATGTTTGATGGTGATACAATTTTCGCTGTTGCCACTGGAGGGGAAAGAATTCCCGTAGATGTTATTGGCGGGTTGGCAGCGATGGTCATGGAAAGGGCGATTGTTAATGCGGTTAAATCTGCAGATAGTATTGGGGGAATTACCGCATATAAAGATTTACCAAAAAATCAATAA
- a CDS encoding ECF transporter S component, with amino-acid sequence MKKGLTVRDIVIAGVLGAVAILLGVTRLGYIPVPTAAGNATIMHIPAIIGGIMQGPVVGLIVGAIFGISSFLNATVPLFKDPLVAILPRLFIGVVAWLIYVGIRRKSEYLAVGAAAFIGTLANTVLVLTMAVIRHYLTPGVAWTVGITNGIPEAIVGTIVTLAVVLAWKQIGKGQKSKISRDL; translated from the coding sequence ATGAAAAAGGGATTAACAGTTCGCGATATTGTCATTGCAGGTGTGCTGGGTGCGGTAGCCATTCTATTAGGGGTAACCAGGTTGGGGTATATTCCAGTTCCAACGGCGGCAGGGAATGCCACGATCATGCACATTCCCGCAATTATTGGTGGCATAATGCAGGGACCGGTCGTCGGCTTAATAGTTGGGGCCATTTTTGGGATTTCTTCCTTCCTAAACGCAACCGTTCCACTCTTTAAGGATCCATTGGTTGCGATTTTACCCCGGCTTTTCATTGGCGTAGTGGCATGGCTGATCTATGTTGGAATCCGTCGTAAAAGTGAATATCTTGCAGTGGGGGCCGCCGCCTTTATCGGGACATTGGCAAACACGGTCCTTGTGTTAACAATGGCTGTCATCCGTCATTATTTAACCCCAGGAGTTGCTTGGACAGTTGGCATAACAAACGGAATCCCTGAAGCCATTGTTGGTACCATTGTTACGTTAGCAGTTGTATTAGCGTGGAAACAGATTGGCAAAGGTCAAAAATCAAAGATTTCCAGGGATCTTTAA
- a CDS encoding SDR family oxidoreductase — MTILNGKTAIVTGAGSGMGKAIAQTFAHEGANVTFADLHVQSAITAASATGVNHVQAIQADVTNDSDVANLVNQTVEVYHGLDIVINCAGVPQSFTSIEELTVEQWDVIMNVNTKSIFLTSKYAVPIMKQQKSGSIVTIASIAGIRARPGLNAYCASKGAAIMLTKALALELAPYQIRVNAINPGPADTPMIGKFLVGNEDQKEEGMKKIFQDSVPLGKLIQPEDIAQGALYLASDLAKMVTGEVLNIDGGRGI, encoded by the coding sequence ATGACTATATTAAATGGAAAAACGGCAATTGTAACTGGAGCAGGATCGGGAATGGGGAAAGCGATTGCGCAGACTTTCGCTCATGAAGGGGCTAATGTAACGTTTGCTGATTTACATGTTCAGTCAGCCATAACAGCGGCAAGTGCCACCGGTGTAAACCATGTGCAGGCCATTCAAGCCGATGTAACGAATGATTCGGATGTGGCAAACCTTGTGAATCAAACAGTGGAAGTATATCACGGATTGGATATTGTCATTAATTGTGCCGGTGTTCCACAATCCTTCACATCGATAGAGGAATTAACCGTCGAACAATGGGATGTAATCATGAATGTGAATACCAAATCCATCTTTTTAACCTCTAAGTATGCGGTTCCGATCATGAAACAACAAAAGAGTGGAAGTATTGTTACTATTGCTTCCATTGCTGGTATCAGAGCGAGACCCGGGTTAAATGCGTATTGTGCATCAAAAGGGGCAGCGATTATGCTGACCAAAGCATTAGCCCTCGAGTTAGCACCCTATCAAATTAGAGTAAATGCCATCAATCCCGGCCCAGCCGATACACCTATGATTGGGAAGTTCCTTGTTGGAAATGAAGATCAAAAGGAAGAGGGAATGAAAAAGATCTTTCAAGATAGTGTCCCACTGGGAAAATTAATTCAACCAGAGGATATTGCCCAAGGGGCACTTTATTTAGCCTCTGATCTGGCTAAGATGGTGACCGGTGAGGTCCTAAATATTGATGGAGGACGTGGGATCTAA
- a CDS encoding DUF2383 domain-containing protein, giving the protein MKNEEIVVEELNTLLRGTYMGIHAFEHHIQRLDDEQVKQKFQSMQQQAKQNAQKLAERIQNLNGVPADSEGVSGKMHSLMHKVMLTNDTRDIMKDALKGVEQYGVEYSEELVRGDLDPESRKIVEEVIDTSRMQAEMLRNLLH; this is encoded by the coding sequence ATGAAAAACGAAGAGATTGTAGTTGAGGAATTAAATACATTATTAAGAGGTACTTATATGGGGATTCATGCTTTTGAACATCATATTCAAAGACTGGACGATGAACAAGTAAAGCAGAAGTTCCAATCTATGCAGCAACAGGCCAAACAGAATGCTCAAAAACTTGCCGAACGGATCCAAAATTTAAATGGTGTCCCTGCAGATAGCGAAGGGGTATCAGGCAAGATGCACAGTTTGATGCACAAGGTAATGCTTACGAATGATACAAGAGACATTATGAAAGACGCCTTAAAAGGAGTGGAACAATACGGTGTTGAATATTCAGAAGAACTCGTAAGGGGAGATCTTGATCCGGAAAGTAGAAAAATAGTAGAAGAGGTAATAGATACAAGCCGTATGCAAGCGGAAATGCTAAGGAATTTACTTCATTGA
- a CDS encoding energy-coupling factor transporter transmembrane protein EcfT has product MSSEFDISRNITIGQYVPTGSFIHRLDPRIKLLAFVILVMAIALNTSYIGNAIGLVLSLYLFWGSKIPISYGLSGVKPAIPFIVILAILQLLFQGQLFSDGKVFVDYGFILITSESIRLVIVSAVRFIEIIFLSSVLTLSTSTTELTHSIQSLLSPLKKIHFPVHEISLITTIAIRFVPTFAIEMEKMMKAQASRGADFGTGGWWRIIQRTKEMFPIIIPLFNIALSRAEDLILAMESRCYTPGGDRSSYSVYQALAKDYLVLLVGLLFAFLLLFYPFPF; this is encoded by the coding sequence ATGTCAAGCGAATTTGATATATCCCGTAATATTACCATTGGGCAGTACGTACCAACCGGCTCCTTTATTCATCGGTTAGACCCGAGAATAAAGCTGCTTGCTTTTGTCATACTCGTGATGGCGATTGCGCTGAATACGAGTTATATCGGGAATGCCATCGGTTTAGTCTTATCTCTCTATTTATTCTGGGGATCCAAAATTCCCATTAGCTATGGGTTATCAGGTGTGAAACCGGCCATCCCGTTTATTGTTATCTTAGCCATTTTACAGCTGCTTTTTCAAGGACAGCTCTTTTCCGATGGCAAAGTATTTGTTGATTATGGGTTTATCCTCATCACGAGTGAAAGTATTCGATTGGTGATTGTTTCAGCCGTTCGGTTTATTGAAATTATCTTCTTAAGCAGTGTTCTCACCTTATCGACTTCCACCACAGAATTAACACATTCCATTCAAAGCTTACTCAGTCCGTTAAAGAAGATTCATTTTCCAGTCCACGAAATCTCGCTGATTACAACAATTGCCATTCGATTCGTTCCAACCTTTGCCATTGAGATGGAAAAAATGATGAAGGCACAAGCATCAAGGGGGGCCGACTTTGGTACCGGCGGCTGGTGGAGAATCATTCAAAGGACAAAAGAAATGTTTCCCATCATTATTCCGTTATTTAATATCGCCTTGTCTAGGGCCGAGGATTTAATTCTCGCCATGGAGTCCCGCTGCTATACACCTGGCGGCGACAGGAGCTCCTATTCCGTGTATCAAGCGTTAGCAAAGGATTATCTTGTTTTATTGGTTGGACTTTTATTTGCTTTCCTACTGCTTTTTTATCCGTTTCCTTTTTAA